The Verrucomicrobium spinosum DSM 4136 = JCM 18804 genome includes a region encoding these proteins:
- a CDS encoding VIT domain-containing protein — MKKRFIPLAAVLLALCATPIALAITQAHPYGDGPPDKTLAPTFQVTGTKTSQADVLPLRSTQVQTKISGVIADVTVEQVYQNTGDGPIEAKYVFPASTRAAVHGVEMRLGQRVIKSTIQEKTQAKATYEKAKSQNKSASLLEEHRPNVFEMSVANILPGEEVKVSLHYSEKLLPSNRVYEFVFPTVVGPRYQSGSGNGTGEAWMENPYVATGSVGAATFALNLELQAGMPLQSITSPSHQGLMQFSGKSSASFTLSPSADHANHDFVLRYQLSGREVATGLLLHQAPAGSSPEAESFFLLNVQPPAKWEAGQTPPRDYLFVLDVSGSMNGFPIETSKRLMSDLLKGLNPGDTFNILHFASDSAVLSPKPLAATPENIHLATKDLSRHRGNGGTELLPALQRALATPREVGVSRSIVILTDGYVTIEKEAFRLVRKELQNANVFTFGIGTAVNRWLIEGLAHAGQGDPFVVLSEKDAAAAAERFREYISRPVLTDVQVTYEGFDAYETEPASIPDVFADRPIELIGKWRGQPQGRIIIRGKTGGSPYEASFNVGQEAIKELSNPALRPLWAKDRVRTLNYELQITPDAKTIKTVTDLGVRYALLTPYTSFVGVDESPKEVLALAQSANPPAGAGQPVMVVTASSKGGTPGAVPEPGVTSLILLAAACVLMNRQRPGRTPV, encoded by the coding sequence ATGAAAAAGCGATTCATCCCGCTCGCGGCCGTCCTGCTGGCACTCTGTGCCACTCCCATCGCGCTGGCCATCACCCAAGCCCATCCCTATGGCGATGGGCCGCCGGACAAGACGCTCGCTCCGACATTCCAAGTCACGGGCACTAAGACCAGCCAGGCCGATGTCCTGCCCCTGAGATCCACCCAGGTCCAAACAAAAATCTCCGGCGTCATCGCTGACGTCACCGTAGAGCAGGTGTACCAGAACACGGGCGACGGGCCCATTGAGGCCAAGTACGTCTTCCCCGCCTCCACCCGGGCAGCCGTGCATGGCGTGGAGATGCGACTGGGCCAGCGCGTCATCAAGTCCACCATCCAGGAGAAGACCCAGGCCAAGGCCACCTACGAAAAGGCCAAAAGCCAGAACAAATCCGCCTCCCTCCTGGAGGAGCACCGCCCCAATGTGTTTGAGATGAGTGTGGCCAACATCCTGCCTGGGGAGGAGGTGAAGGTCTCCCTCCACTACAGTGAAAAGCTGCTTCCCTCAAACCGGGTTTACGAATTCGTCTTCCCCACGGTCGTGGGCCCTCGCTATCAGAGCGGTTCAGGAAATGGCACCGGCGAAGCCTGGATGGAGAATCCCTACGTTGCCACCGGCTCGGTCGGCGCGGCGACCTTTGCCTTGAATCTGGAACTCCAGGCAGGCATGCCCCTCCAGTCCATCACCTCCCCCAGCCATCAGGGGCTGATGCAGTTCAGCGGCAAGAGCAGCGCCTCCTTCACGCTCTCCCCTTCAGCAGATCACGCCAACCACGACTTCGTCCTGCGCTACCAACTCTCCGGGCGCGAGGTGGCCACCGGACTGCTGTTGCACCAGGCTCCCGCCGGATCCAGCCCTGAGGCGGAGAGTTTCTTTCTGCTCAACGTGCAGCCTCCTGCCAAATGGGAAGCCGGGCAGACACCTCCCCGGGACTACCTGTTCGTCCTTGATGTGAGTGGTTCGATGAATGGTTTCCCCATCGAGACCTCCAAGCGCCTGATGAGCGACCTCCTCAAAGGACTGAATCCCGGCGACACGTTTAACATCCTCCATTTTGCGTCCGACAGCGCCGTGCTTTCCCCCAAGCCCCTGGCCGCCACCCCAGAAAACATTCATCTGGCCACGAAAGATCTCTCCCGGCATCGCGGCAATGGCGGCACTGAGCTGCTCCCAGCCCTCCAGAGGGCGCTTGCCACGCCCCGGGAGGTAGGCGTGTCGCGCAGCATTGTCATTCTCACTGACGGGTATGTGACCATCGAGAAGGAAGCCTTCCGCCTCGTGAGGAAGGAACTGCAAAATGCCAACGTCTTCACCTTCGGCATCGGCACCGCCGTGAACCGCTGGCTCATTGAAGGTCTCGCGCATGCAGGACAGGGCGATCCCTTCGTGGTGCTTTCGGAAAAAGATGCGGCCGCCGCCGCGGAACGTTTCAGGGAATACATCTCCCGCCCCGTGCTCACGGATGTTCAGGTGACCTACGAGGGCTTTGACGCCTATGAAACTGAGCCTGCCAGCATCCCGGATGTCTTTGCCGACCGCCCGATCGAACTGATCGGCAAATGGCGCGGTCAGCCCCAAGGTCGCATCATCATTCGCGGCAAAACCGGCGGCTCCCCCTATGAGGCCAGCTTCAACGTCGGCCAGGAGGCAATCAAGGAACTGTCGAATCCCGCTCTGCGCCCCCTGTGGGCCAAGGACCGGGTTCGCACTCTCAACTACGAGCTCCAGATCACGCCAGACGCGAAGACCATCAAGACAGTGACCGATCTGGGCGTCCGCTACGCCTTACTGACGCCGTACACCTCCTTCGTCGGCGTCGATGAGTCTCCGAAAGAGGTCCTCGCCCTGGCTCAATCTGCCAACCCACCCGCAGGCGCAGGCCAGCCTGTGATGGTTGTGACTGCCTCTTCCAAGGGCGGCACGCCCGGAGCCGTGCCCGAACCCGGCGTGACAAGCCTGATCCTGCTGGCCGCTGCCTGTGTGCTCATGAACCGCCAGCGCCCCGGGAGAACACCCGTCTGA
- a CDS encoding NAD(P)/FAD-dependent oxidoreductase produces MLQISQFRLPIDHSDDDLKKSVCKALETRPDRLGKIKIKQRAVDARKKNEVLFCYTLLVEVPEEERVLRRVGKPGRIEKAPDERYLELDRLTAEAAANDKAAKPKIVVVGTGPCGLFCGLLLARQGYKPILLERGKAAGPRARDVTGFWRRGWAFDPNSNVQFGEGGAGTFSDGKLYTQIRDRENRIPWILKELAKAGAPEDILVKSRPHVGTDRLIKVVRTIREEIISLGGDVRFETRVTDVVLENGVMRAVKTDSGEMIEAERFVFAVGHSSRDTFEALHKSGIPFEAKPFSVGVRIEHPQSLMDHSQFGKSAGDPKLGAAAYKFVAHAPTGRAAYSFCMCPGGLVVAANSEPDMVVTNGMSSYARAESNANSGFMVDVRPEDFAAENVLGGIAFQRSLERRAFEVGGRSYHAPAQLLGDFMRGKASTGPGKVLPSYEPGVFWTDLREVLPDFVCDTLKEAVPMIEKGLKGFTLDDAVMTGVETRSSSPVRIPRDSETCECLGVKHFYPAGEGAGYAGGIISAAVDGMRVAEKIIAGIQG; encoded by the coding sequence ATGCTTCAAATCAGCCAGTTCCGCTTGCCCATCGATCACTCTGATGACGACCTGAAAAAGTCAGTCTGCAAGGCGCTGGAGACGCGTCCTGACCGGCTGGGAAAGATCAAGATCAAGCAGCGGGCGGTGGATGCCCGGAAGAAGAATGAAGTCTTGTTCTGCTACACATTGCTAGTTGAGGTGCCGGAGGAAGAGCGTGTCTTGCGACGTGTGGGCAAGCCAGGTCGCATTGAGAAGGCCCCTGATGAACGCTATCTGGAACTGGACCGGTTGACCGCGGAGGCTGCTGCCAATGACAAGGCTGCCAAGCCGAAGATCGTGGTAGTGGGCACGGGCCCATGCGGACTCTTCTGCGGCTTGCTTCTCGCACGACAGGGGTACAAGCCCATCTTGCTGGAGCGGGGCAAGGCGGCGGGACCGCGCGCACGGGATGTGACCGGGTTCTGGCGGCGTGGGTGGGCGTTCGATCCGAATTCCAATGTGCAGTTCGGGGAGGGGGGGGCAGGCACCTTTTCAGATGGCAAGCTCTACACGCAGATCCGCGACCGGGAGAACCGCATCCCCTGGATCTTGAAGGAACTTGCCAAGGCGGGAGCCCCGGAGGACATCCTGGTGAAGAGTCGGCCACACGTAGGTACGGACCGCCTGATCAAGGTGGTGCGCACCATTCGCGAGGAGATCATCAGCCTGGGTGGCGACGTTCGCTTTGAAACCCGCGTGACGGATGTGGTGCTGGAAAACGGAGTCATGCGTGCGGTCAAGACCGATTCGGGTGAGATGATCGAGGCTGAGCGGTTTGTCTTTGCCGTAGGGCATAGCTCCCGCGACACCTTTGAGGCGCTGCACAAGAGTGGGATTCCCTTTGAAGCCAAACCTTTCTCTGTAGGGGTGCGTATCGAGCATCCCCAGTCGCTCATGGACCATTCCCAGTTTGGGAAGTCGGCAGGGGATCCCAAGCTGGGAGCCGCGGCCTACAAATTTGTGGCGCATGCCCCGACTGGGCGCGCGGCCTACAGCTTCTGCATGTGTCCGGGCGGGTTGGTGGTAGCTGCCAACTCTGAACCCGACATGGTGGTGACCAATGGGATGAGCAGCTACGCTCGTGCGGAGTCCAATGCCAACTCAGGATTCATGGTGGATGTCCGGCCGGAGGATTTCGCCGCTGAGAATGTTCTGGGAGGCATCGCCTTTCAAAGAAGTCTGGAGCGTCGGGCCTTCGAGGTCGGAGGACGGAGCTACCACGCTCCCGCTCAGTTGCTCGGCGACTTTATGCGTGGAAAAGCCAGCACGGGTCCAGGTAAGGTCCTGCCATCCTATGAGCCAGGCGTGTTCTGGACGGATCTGCGGGAAGTGCTGCCGGACTTTGTGTGTGATACGCTGAAGGAAGCGGTGCCCATGATTGAAAAAGGGCTCAAGGGTTTCACGCTGGATGACGCGGTGATGACGGGCGTGGAGACCCGCAGTTCCTCCCCGGTGAGGATTCCCCGTGATTCGGAGACCTGCGAGTGCTTGGGGGTGAAGCATTTTTATCCGGCGGGTGAAGGCGCGGGGTATGCAGGTGGGATCATCTCTGCGGCGGTGGATGGGATGCGCGTGGCGGAGAAGATTATTGCGGGGATACAGGGGTAG